The following coding sequences lie in one Eubacterium ventriosum genomic window:
- a CDS encoding response regulator → MEIKNNTDIEKTNMENYKVILVDDEEEVIDAIKSRILWEQLGLQIVGSATNGVKALELVEKLQPDIVITDIKMPYMNGLELSRRLNDEYRNVHIIIFTGFDEFDYAKEAVHLEIDEYMLKPINAVELSECLKRVKNSLDKEREEKLNVQKLENYFDDVLPIIQTNFFVSLIEGRVNESEYEKFLQAYKIDLNGPYFCCAVFHTSENNVPEEMSPLLLSMSVEREIKARIVGKFKCREFIYLGNTVLIIELKSKEETVELTDVCDKFCKWVNRVIGAVVTAGIGMVCDNISNINNSYDGAREAVSYRVLYGTKRAINIDEITPNKQNMGLQSEETKMHELFKAIYLGNEQEIEAATNREVDRIHSNSNTVSQYKLYTMEMVGAFYRFCENNFIDFNDFLGEMSNPYEKVPKMDESTLKKWIVQVSTEMGKQLKSVRNSKSRRLINDAKNIVANRYMEEDLSLDKVCSIMGVSNSYFSSIFKKETGISFVSYLTDYRMDIAAKLILDTNEKSYKIGEMVGYMDANYFSYVFKKKFGISPSKYRNAKLKS, encoded by the coding sequence ATGGAAATAAAAAATAATACTGATATAGAGAAAACTAATATGGAAAATTACAAAGTTATTTTGGTGGATGACGAAGAAGAAGTAATTGATGCAATAAAAAGCCGAATATTATGGGAACAATTAGGTTTGCAGATTGTAGGCAGTGCAACAAATGGTGTAAAAGCATTAGAATTAGTAGAAAAGTTACAACCTGACATTGTTATAACTGACATAAAAATGCCTTATATGAATGGTCTGGAACTGTCGAGAAGATTAAACGATGAATACAGAAATGTTCATATAATTATTTTTACGGGATTTGATGAATTTGATTATGCAAAAGAAGCAGTGCATCTTGAAATAGATGAATATATGCTTAAACCAATTAACGCTGTGGAATTGTCAGAGTGCCTTAAGCGTGTTAAGAATTCATTGGATAAAGAAAGAGAAGAAAAATTAAATGTTCAAAAGCTTGAAAATTATTTCGATGATGTTTTGCCAATTATTCAGACTAACTTTTTTGTTTCGTTAATAGAGGGAAGAGTTAACGAAAGTGAATATGAGAAATTTTTGCAGGCATACAAGATAGATTTAAATGGACCGTATTTTTGTTGTGCAGTTTTTCACACTTCAGAAAATAATGTTCCGGAAGAAATGTCGCCATTATTATTATCTATGTCAGTTGAGAGAGAGATAAAAGCAAGAATAGTGGGAAAATTCAAGTGTAGGGAATTTATATATTTAGGAAATACAGTTCTTATTATAGAATTGAAATCAAAAGAAGAGACAGTAGAACTTACTGATGTTTGTGATAAATTCTGTAAGTGGGTTAACAGAGTAATTGGAGCAGTAGTAACTGCAGGAATAGGTATGGTATGTGATAACATATCAAATATTAATAATTCGTATGATGGGGCAAGGGAAGCCGTATCATACAGAGTATTATATGGAACAAAGAGAGCCATAAATATTGATGAAATCACACCAAACAAACAAAATATGGGATTACAGTCAGAAGAAACAAAGATGCATGAATTGTTTAAGGCCATTTATCTGGGAAACGAACAGGAAATAGAGGCGGCAACAAACAGGGAAGTTGACAGAATACATAGCAATTCCAATACGGTTAGCCAATATAAGTTATATACAATGGAAATGGTAGGAGCATTCTACAGATTTTGCGAAAATAATTTTATTGACTTTAACGATTTTCTGGGTGAAATGAGCAACCCTTATGAAAAGGTGCCAAAAATGGATGAAAGCACACTAAAAAAATGGATTGTGCAAGTTTCCACAGAAATGGGAAAACAATTAAAGAGTGTCCGAAACAGTAAATCACGAAGACTGATAAATGACGCAAAAAATATCGTTGCAAACAGATATATGGAAGAAGATTTATCCTTGGATAAGGTTTGCTCAATAATGGGAGTGTCTAATTCATACTTTTCTTCTATATTTAAGAAGGAAACAGGAATTTCTTTTGTATCTTATTTAACAGATTATAGAATGGATATAGCAGCAAAGTTAATTTTAGATACAAATGAGAAAAGCTACAAGATTGGTGAAATGGTTGGATATATGGACGCAAACTATTTTAGTTATGTATTCAAAAAGAAATTTGGAATTTCACCATCTAAATATCGAAATGCAAAATTAAAATCATAA
- a CDS encoding sensor histidine kinase produces MKNKSKTGGKNLNRGRRKWFHKGEFIGLDIQSVIMTVLTMLTIAVTVVMGLLIYNRFKMSVKETNISSTEGIVDSVVEKMNSDLYNIRQISNAANYNIIQQYDVSSQEFNNQFSLLYETNSDKIQSLVLYNNEGKLMASEPISSEKKNVEIKKQDWFYNAKKEIENIHFSKPHLQNIFMDGTYKYNWVISLSRSVDINDGDEPISGILLVDMKYSIIEETFERINGNSNGIYYYLCDGNGDIIYHPRKVEIDRNKLTESNRELASYEDGIYELKLNGRKANYVISNMAYTGWKVVGVVPESTQIMSMNQFRYYIVITIIILLMMLLVVNRFISKRISKPIRELDESVKAYEAGGKKEIYVGGSSEIRHLGYSVQKSYEQIEELMDEIIKQQTQRRKSELAALQSQINPHFLYNTLESITWMVEANRNADAVLMISELAKLLRISLSKGKTIIRIADEIQHSKSYMSIQMVRYKERFGIKFHIDEEINDYCIVKLVIQPILENAIYYGVGDMDADEGGMITVTGRKIEEDIYISIEDNGMGMREEVVENILTDNSKVPKHGSGVGVINVHNRIQLMFGEEYGLKVESEADEGTKVTIHIPAIPFNSENQSKMEEKSVERKGKNEKK; encoded by the coding sequence TTGAAAAATAAAAGTAAAACAGGCGGGAAAAATCTTAATAGAGGAAGAAGAAAATGGTTTCACAAAGGGGAATTTATAGGTCTTGATATACAGTCAGTAATAATGACTGTTTTAACTATGCTTACAATTGCAGTTACTGTAGTTATGGGCTTGTTAATTTATAACAGATTTAAGATGTCAGTTAAAGAAACAAATATATCAAGCACTGAGGGCATAGTAGACAGCGTAGTAGAAAAAATGAATTCTGATTTGTACAATATAAGACAGATTTCAAATGCAGCGAACTATAACATTATTCAACAATACGACGTTTCGAGTCAGGAATTTAATAACCAGTTTAGCCTTCTTTACGAAACAAATTCTGACAAAATACAAAGCCTGGTTTTGTACAACAATGAAGGAAAACTTATGGCATCAGAACCAATTTCTTCAGAGAAAAAGAACGTAGAAATTAAAAAACAGGATTGGTTTTATAATGCAAAGAAAGAAATAGAGAACATTCATTTTTCAAAACCTCATTTGCAAAATATATTTATGGATGGAACATACAAGTATAATTGGGTTATTTCTCTTAGCCGTTCAGTTGACATAAATGATGGAGATGAGCCAATAAGTGGAATATTATTAGTAGATATGAAATATTCAATTATTGAAGAAACCTTTGAAAGAATTAATGGTAATTCCAACGGTATATATTATTATTTGTGTGATGGTAATGGAGATATAATTTATCATCCAAGAAAGGTTGAAATTGACAGAAACAAGTTAACCGAAAGCAACAGGGAACTTGCTTCATATGAAGACGGAATATATGAACTTAAATTAAATGGAAGAAAAGCAAATTATGTTATAAGTAATATGGCATATACAGGTTGGAAAGTTGTGGGTGTTGTGCCGGAAAGCACGCAAATTATGAGCATGAACCAGTTTAGATATTATATTGTAATAACCATTATAATATTGCTGATGATGCTTCTTGTTGTAAATAGATTTATTTCAAAGAGAATTTCAAAGCCTATTAGAGAGTTAGATGAATCCGTTAAGGCTTATGAAGCAGGTGGCAAAAAAGAAATTTATGTTGGAGGTTCTTCAGAGATAAGACATCTGGGATATTCAGTTCAGAAATCATATGAACAGATTGAAGAATTGATGGACGAGATTATTAAGCAACAGACTCAAAGAAGAAAAAGTGAATTAGCAGCATTGCAAAGTCAGATAAATCCACACTTCTTATATAATACATTAGAATCCATTACCTGGATGGTGGAAGCAAACAGAAACGCAGATGCGGTATTGATGATTTCGGAGCTTGCTAAGTTACTTAGAATAAGCTTATCAAAAGGAAAAACAATAATAAGAATTGCAGATGAAATACAACACAGTAAAAGTTATATGAGCATTCAAATGGTAAGATACAAAGAACGATTTGGAATAAAATTCCACATTGATGAAGAAATTAATGATTACTGTATTGTAAAACTGGTAATACAGCCCATATTAGAGAATGCAATTTATTATGGTGTAGGCGATATGGATGCTGATGAAGGCGGAATGATAACTGTTACAGGAAGAAAGATTGAAGAGGATATATACATATCTATAGAAGATAATGGAATGGGTATGAGAGAAGAAGTAGTGGAAAATATTCTTACAGATAACAGTAAAGTTCCAAAACATGGTTCAGGTGTAGGTGTAATAAATGTTCATAATAGAATACAGCTTATGTTTGGTGAAGAATATGGATTAAAAGTCGAAAGTGAAGCAGACGAGGGAACAAAAGTTACAATACATATACCGGCAATACCATTTAATAGTGAAAATCAAAGTAAAATGGAAGAGAAAAGTGTAGAAAGGAAGGGCAAAAATGAAAAAAAATAA